A region of Flavobacterium album DNA encodes the following proteins:
- a CDS encoding 2,3,4,5-tetrahydropyridine-2,6-dicarboxylate N-succinyltransferase → MNALQPIIEAAWNDRSLLQNETTTNAIREVIELLDSGKLRVAEPVESGWQVNEWVKKAVVMYFPIQKMETLEAGIFEYHDKMPLKRGYAEKGIRVVPNAVARHGAYISSGVILMPSYVNIGAYVDEGTMVDTWATVGSCAQIGRNVHLSGGVGIGGVLEPLQAAPVIIEDGAFIGSRCIVVEGVRVEAEAVLGANVCLTASTKIIDVTGDTPIEMKGVVPARSVVIPGSYTKKFAAGEYQVPCALIIGKRKPSTDLKTSLNNALREYDVAV, encoded by the coding sequence ATGAACGCCTTACAACCTATTATAGAGGCTGCCTGGAATGACAGGTCGCTGTTACAGAATGAAACAACTACCAATGCCATACGCGAGGTTATCGAACTTTTAGATTCCGGGAAACTTCGGGTTGCCGAACCTGTAGAAAGCGGCTGGCAGGTAAACGAATGGGTGAAAAAGGCAGTGGTGATGTATTTCCCTATCCAGAAGATGGAAACCCTTGAGGCCGGTATATTTGAGTACCACGACAAAATGCCGCTAAAGCGCGGCTATGCCGAAAAAGGCATTCGTGTGGTACCTAATGCCGTAGCCCGCCATGGAGCCTACATATCATCGGGCGTGATCCTGATGCCAAGCTATGTGAACATCGGCGCTTATGTAGACGAGGGCACCATGGTAGATACCTGGGCCACCGTAGGCAGCTGCGCACAGATAGGCAGAAACGTACACCTGAGCGGCGGTGTGGGCATTGGCGGCGTATTAGAACCGCTCCAGGCCGCACCCGTTATCATTGAGGATGGTGCCTTCATCGGCTCCAGATGCATTGTGGTAGAAGGTGTTCGCGTAGAGGCCGAAGCGGTGCTTGGCGCTAACGTGTGCCTGACTGCCTCCACAAAAATTATAGACGTTACAGGCGATACGCCGATAGAAATGAAAGGTGTGGTGCCTGCACGAAGTGTTGTGATACCGGGCAGCTATACCAAAAAATTCGCTGCAGGCGAATACCAGGTGCCGTGCGCCCTTATTATTGGGAAGCGCAAGCCTTCAACCGACCTGAAAACTTCGCTCAATAACGCTTTAAGGGAATATGACGTAGCGGTTTAA
- a CDS encoding glycosyltransferase family 9 protein: MSELNTRISALAIVFNEEHNIREYLQNMSFADEIVVVDSFSTDRTPQIIKEEFPHVRFYQRVFDDFSSQRNYTIDLANNEWVVFFDADERVTQQGIEEIVATVNSNPEEAAFWVKRIFYYQGRPLVNNSFNEDRTARVFRKSLCRYSDKLVHEQLSINGKSRVLKHAIHHYSFKDKEDFLQKRLQYSKLKAKEFHKDGIRPNIFHFTVRPAFRFFKYYVLKFGFVNGRRGYEIASILGHHVYMRYVYLKEMYAGEGKKILVIQQKMIGDVLASSVICNTLKENCPASQVDYMVHDFTKPVIENNPNIDNIIVFKEEYRKSRLALFRFALSIRKSKYDAVIDAYNKWESGIITLFSGAKTRIGYKKWYTSFFYDKTISPDWKAPNSALVHRMQLAEALTGQQHPVVYPKIYLSESEVAGAKKVLEASLDMSLPVIMISVLGSDEIKSMPAPEMAAILDAIVQNSNAQLLFNYLPKQVDQAREIYNLCRPETQQRILFDLYIRGLREFMAVLSQCDALIGNEGGAVNMAKALSVPTFTIFSPWINKGSWSMLNDDETHMAVHLQDFFPEIYGDRHPKEFKEKSLELYQKLKPELFKDKLLRFLKLNVKQHMPI; the protein is encoded by the coding sequence ATGAGTGAACTCAACACAAGAATATCTGCCCTCGCAATTGTTTTTAACGAAGAACATAATATAAGGGAGTACCTGCAAAACATGTCGTTTGCCGACGAGATCGTTGTTGTGGACTCTTTCAGTACCGACCGTACGCCACAAATCATAAAGGAAGAATTCCCCCATGTGCGGTTCTACCAGCGTGTTTTCGATGATTTTTCCTCACAGCGTAATTATACCATAGACCTGGCTAACAACGAATGGGTGGTTTTTTTTGATGCCGACGAAAGGGTTACCCAACAAGGCATTGAAGAGATCGTTGCTACGGTAAACAGCAATCCTGAAGAAGCCGCTTTCTGGGTAAAGCGTATTTTTTACTACCAGGGCAGGCCGCTTGTAAACAACAGCTTTAACGAAGACAGGACCGCAAGGGTTTTCCGGAAGTCGCTGTGCCGTTATTCCGATAAGCTTGTGCACGAACAGCTGAGCATCAACGGCAAAAGCCGTGTACTAAAGCATGCCATACACCACTACTCCTTTAAGGACAAGGAAGACTTTTTGCAGAAAAGGCTCCAATATTCAAAACTGAAGGCAAAAGAATTTCATAAAGATGGCATAAGGCCGAATATTTTTCATTTTACGGTGCGCCCGGCTTTCCGCTTCTTTAAGTATTATGTCCTGAAATTCGGTTTTGTAAATGGCAGGCGCGGCTATGAAATTGCATCCATACTGGGGCACCATGTGTACATGCGCTATGTGTACCTCAAAGAAATGTATGCCGGCGAAGGCAAAAAGATATTAGTGATCCAGCAGAAAATGATTGGAGACGTGCTGGCCAGCAGCGTTATCTGCAATACACTGAAAGAAAACTGCCCGGCATCGCAAGTAGATTATATGGTGCACGACTTTACCAAACCGGTAATTGAGAACAACCCTAATATAGACAACATCATTGTCTTTAAGGAAGAATACCGCAAAAGCCGTCTGGCCTTGTTCCGCTTTGCACTGTCAATCCGAAAATCCAAATACGATGCGGTTATCGATGCGTATAACAAATGGGAAAGCGGCATCATTACACTATTCTCGGGTGCAAAAACAAGGATAGGCTATAAAAAATGGTATACCTCTTTCTTTTACGACAAGACTATTTCGCCCGACTGGAAAGCGCCCAACTCGGCACTGGTACACCGTATGCAGCTTGCAGAAGCCCTTACAGGACAACAACACCCGGTAGTGTACCCTAAGATATACCTTTCCGAAAGCGAAGTGGCCGGGGCAAAAAAAGTACTTGAAGCAAGCCTTGATATGTCGTTGCCCGTGATCATGATAAGCGTACTGGGAAGTGACGAAATAAAGAGCATGCCGGCACCTGAAATGGCGGCCATATTAGATGCTATTGTACAGAACAGCAATGCGCAGCTGCTTTTTAATTACCTCCCTAAACAAGTGGATCAGGCCCGCGAGATCTACAACCTGTGCCGCCCCGAAACACAGCAAAGGATATTATTCGACCTGTATATAAGGGGATTGCGCGAATTTATGGCAGTACTCTCGCAATGCGATGCGCTGATAGGTAATGAAGGCGGCGCGGTGAATATGGCCAAAGCGCTTAGTGTGCCTACATTTACCATATTTTCCCCGTGGATCAACAAAGGATCGTGGAGCATGCTCAACGATGATGAAACGCACATGG